A genomic region of Zea mays cultivar B73 chromosome 6, Zm-B73-REFERENCE-NAM-5.0, whole genome shotgun sequence contains the following coding sequences:
- the LOC103630031 gene encoding vegetative cell wall protein gp1-like: protein MASSKPAPSPFSPAPSSKLNASRAPCSCLPHGCAQELPLSHGAQKRAPKPAPFPTPRQAVARPGPTPLLGQQPWRPSPSSLWASSSISLLHGSSSSFPWRLHLQLRPAAMVPKLSAPSLSNAAAHELAPSLLFPVTARKHRISRPLSGLGGAAPPLLSPPRRPFEMAPNSPSTFPTSSRCHCCARAMCSAKCRGRRVVAAPSTLTGWSLFCAAPNRAVETRASGRRRALPVR from the exons ATGGCGAGCAGCAAGCCGGCGCCCTCTCCGTTTTCCCCTGCTCCTTCCTCCAAGCTGAACGCCAGCCGTGCTCCCTGTTCCTGTCTTCCTCACGGCTGCGCGCAGGAGCTTCCTCTCAGCCATGGCGCCCAGAAAAGAGCCCCCAAGCCTGCGCCCTTCCCTACCCCACGGCAAGCAGTAGCTCGCCCAGGCCCGACGCCTCTGCTCGGCCAGCAGCCTTGGCGCCCCTCCCCTTCTTCCCTGTGGGCGAGCAGCAGCATCTCCCTGCTCCATGGCTCGAGctcgagtttcccatggcgcctccaCCTACAACTTCGCCCAGCAGCTATGGTGCCCAAGCTCTCTGCTCCCTCCCTCTCCAATGCAGCAGCACATGAGCTCGCCCCCTCCCTCCTCTTCCCTGTCACGGCCAGGAAACACCGGATCTCGCGCCCTCTCTCTGGTTTGGGTGGAGCAGCGCCTCCCCTGCTATCTCCTCCCCGACGCCCCTTCGAGATGGCACCCAACAGCCCCAGCACTTTCCCTACTTCGTCTCGCTGCCACTGCTGCGCGCGTGCCATGTGTTCGGCAAAATGTCGAGGGAGGCGTGTTGTTGCAGCACCGTCGACGCTCACCGGTTGGTCGCTGTTTTGCGCAGCCCCCAACCGCGCCGTCGAAACCCGTG ctagtggtcgacgtCGTGCCTTGCCCGTTCGATGA